A region from the Arthrobacter roseus genome encodes:
- a CDS encoding DsbA family protein: MTPQNSNTPSKAERNSAARERARQIREGQQKKEKRTKTLTIWGVVLAVVAIIVVVALVVVNSMKAEVPDAGPAPQYGNEHGGVTLIKDGFAETPDVTVDLTSLPAQGDIEEGALPPGIEAAPDGEPAQIVIYVDLGCPACKQFELAYEDYLTELVDSGKATVEYRVVNFLDRVSSTNYSSRSANAAMCVLDSQPEKFKDYVAALFEKQPEEGGAGLDNDTLRSIAEDVGVDTSAIEDCMKEDTYRPYVNYANGVFNVYGVGGTPGVYVQGVKYNSQEDGDFQAYADAAISGEKPKK, encoded by the coding sequence ATGACTCCGCAGAACTCCAACACGCCCAGTAAGGCTGAGCGCAATTCCGCTGCACGCGAGCGGGCACGCCAGATCCGCGAAGGTCAGCAGAAGAAGGAAAAGCGCACCAAGACGCTCACCATCTGGGGTGTGGTGTTGGCGGTTGTCGCGATCATCGTCGTTGTGGCCCTGGTTGTGGTCAACAGCATGAAAGCTGAAGTGCCTGATGCCGGCCCTGCGCCTCAGTACGGCAATGAGCACGGTGGCGTGACTCTGATCAAAGACGGTTTCGCGGAAACCCCCGATGTCACGGTGGATCTGACCAGCCTGCCCGCGCAGGGTGATATTGAGGAAGGTGCGCTTCCCCCCGGAATCGAGGCTGCGCCGGACGGCGAGCCAGCACAGATCGTTATTTACGTGGACCTTGGATGTCCCGCCTGTAAGCAGTTCGAGCTGGCGTACGAGGACTACCTGACGGAGCTTGTTGACAGCGGCAAAGCAACAGTTGAATACCGTGTTGTGAACTTCCTGGACCGTGTGTCCAGCACCAATTACTCATCACGGTCTGCCAACGCAGCAATGTGCGTGCTGGATTCGCAACCGGAGAAGTTCAAAGATTACGTCGCTGCACTGTTTGAAAAGCAGCCGGAGGAAGGCGGTGCTGGTCTGGATAATGACACGCTCCGTTCCATCGCTGAAGACGTAGGCGTGGACACCTCGGCCATAGAAGACTGCATGAAGGAGGACACCTACCGCCCGTACGTGAACTACGCAAATGGTGTGTTCAATGTTTACGGAGTTGGCGGAACCCCCGGAGTCTATGTTCAGGGTGTGAAGTACAACTCGCAGGAAGACGGCGACTTCCAGGCCTACGCCGACGCCGCGATCAGTGGCGAAAAGCCCAAGAAGTAG
- a CDS encoding DUF4032 domain-containing protein, with product MTGHDANWTDEPTDYDQPGKLRRSREKPGGNTLGSLGSLNITAASTDAALLELPWDIALEEWPAESLAALPRGISRHIVRFAHLSGAVIAIKETGEHIARHEYHMLRKLQRLDIPCVEPVAVITGRKTPTGDDLDPVLVTRHLKFSLPYRAVFSQVLRRTTLTRLIDAQALLLVRLHLIGFYWGDVSLSNTLFRRDAGAFAAYLVDAETGELYPELSRGQREYDLEIARVNIAGELMDLLEGGLIEENVDPVATSELIMDSYRGLWEELTRKESFDPEARWRIAERIRRLNELGFDVEEYSIETTADGSQLQLQPKVVDAGHHSRRLMQLTGLDAQENQARRLLADLDSYRHDTMPQVDEAIGAHSWLSHIFEPIVRSIPRDLAGKLEPAEVVHQILEHRWYISEQQNRNVPLAETVQSYMDSVLRHRRDEAAIMLNPDTTTLKILESGG from the coding sequence ATGACTGGACACGACGCCAATTGGACGGACGAGCCCACTGACTACGATCAGCCGGGCAAACTCCGCCGGTCTCGTGAGAAACCGGGTGGCAATACCTTGGGTTCGCTGGGTTCGCTCAACATCACGGCAGCCAGTACAGACGCCGCCTTACTGGAGCTTCCGTGGGACATCGCGTTGGAGGAGTGGCCAGCGGAGTCTCTGGCCGCCCTCCCCCGCGGGATTTCCCGGCATATTGTGCGCTTTGCCCACCTGAGCGGGGCCGTCATCGCCATCAAAGAAACAGGCGAGCACATTGCTCGGCACGAATATCACATGCTGCGCAAACTTCAGCGGTTGGACATCCCATGTGTGGAACCAGTGGCCGTCATCACCGGGAGAAAAACGCCCACTGGCGATGATCTGGACCCGGTACTGGTGACTCGGCATCTGAAGTTCTCGCTGCCGTACCGAGCCGTATTTTCTCAGGTACTCCGACGAACAACTCTGACCCGCCTCATCGATGCCCAAGCCCTACTGCTGGTGCGGCTGCACCTCATCGGCTTCTACTGGGGGGACGTTTCCCTCTCGAACACGCTATTCCGTCGGGATGCGGGCGCTTTCGCCGCGTACCTGGTCGATGCTGAAACGGGCGAGCTCTACCCGGAGTTGTCCAGGGGGCAGCGTGAATACGATCTCGAGATAGCCCGCGTCAACATTGCCGGAGAGCTCATGGATCTGCTCGAGGGCGGCCTGATCGAGGAGAACGTGGACCCCGTGGCCACCAGCGAGCTGATTATGGACAGTTACCGGGGTCTCTGGGAAGAACTAACAAGAAAGGAGTCCTTTGACCCAGAAGCGCGTTGGCGTATAGCCGAGCGGATCCGCCGTCTCAACGAACTCGGGTTCGACGTCGAAGAATACTCGATCGAGACAACTGCAGACGGCTCACAGCTGCAGCTCCAACCAAAAGTGGTCGACGCCGGCCACCATTCCCGGCGCCTCATGCAGCTCACAGGACTGGATGCACAAGAGAATCAGGCACGCAGGCTACTGGCCGATCTTGACTCCTACCGGCATGACACCATGCCGCAGGTCGACGAGGCCATCGGTGCCCATTCGTGGCTCAGCCACATCTTCGAACCCATAGTCCGCTCCATTCCGCGCGATCTGGCCGGGAAACTCGAACCTGCGGAAGTGGTCCACCAGATACTGGAACACCGCTGGTATATCTCTGAGCAGCAGAACCGCAATGTGCCGCTGGCAGAAACGGTCCAGTCCTACATGGACTCGGTTCTCCGGCACAGGCGTGACGAGGCCGCGATCATGCTGAACCCGGATACGACGACCCTGAAGATTCTCGAAAGTGGAGGTTAA
- a CDS encoding glycerophosphodiester phosphodiesterase family protein — MSKFPAAALAVALTATLSAAVVPAATAAPTNEIVSDATSSPLQANERNGSFDLQSHRGGRGEWTEESLAAFANSLELGVSTLELDTHLTQDGKVVVWHDDVLTPAKCADTAPAFDGDPEFPYAGDRVRELTLAQIQTMDCGYQQLPGFPEQDNIEGNRIAELADVYSLAGQYKAKKVRFNVETKVEVHGPEGQAEMEVLTLRVLEEIRSSGQGRRTTLQSFDWASLNLAQQEMPGLSLVALSSGDKWLGVGQPGVTEHLGGADIDDYDGSLALAARALGYDAVSPTWKSVTPQMIAEAHSLGLPVVPWTVNDASEMERLMDMGVDGIITDYPTTLREVMDMRGLKLPKAYALR, encoded by the coding sequence ATGTCCAAGTTCCCCGCTGCGGCCCTCGCCGTCGCTCTCACGGCTACGCTCAGCGCCGCCGTCGTACCCGCCGCCACCGCTGCCCCCACCAATGAAATCGTGTCGGACGCGACGTCGTCGCCTCTGCAAGCCAACGAACGCAACGGCAGCTTCGATCTGCAGTCCCACCGTGGCGGGCGGGGTGAGTGGACTGAAGAGTCACTTGCCGCGTTTGCGAACTCTTTGGAGCTGGGGGTGAGCACCCTGGAGCTCGACACGCACCTCACGCAGGACGGGAAAGTTGTGGTGTGGCACGACGACGTGCTGACGCCAGCCAAGTGCGCCGATACTGCTCCAGCGTTCGACGGCGACCCTGAATTTCCGTACGCAGGTGACCGTGTGCGCGAGTTGACGCTGGCGCAGATCCAGACGATGGACTGCGGATACCAGCAGCTGCCGGGCTTCCCCGAACAGGACAATATTGAGGGGAACCGTATTGCCGAACTTGCGGATGTGTACAGCTTGGCCGGGCAGTACAAGGCGAAGAAGGTTCGGTTTAATGTGGAGACCAAGGTGGAGGTTCACGGGCCCGAAGGTCAGGCGGAGATGGAAGTGCTGACGTTGCGTGTGCTGGAGGAAATCCGGTCATCGGGCCAGGGACGCAGGACGACGCTGCAGAGTTTTGACTGGGCGTCCTTGAACCTGGCCCAGCAAGAAATGCCCGGGCTGTCGCTCGTGGCGTTGTCCAGTGGCGACAAGTGGTTGGGCGTTGGCCAGCCGGGGGTCACCGAGCACCTGGGCGGAGCCGATATTGACGACTACGACGGTTCGCTGGCTCTCGCCGCGAGAGCTCTGGGGTACGACGCCGTCTCGCCGACGTGGAAGTCGGTAACGCCGCAAATGATCGCTGAGGCACATTCATTAGGTCTGCCGGTGGTCCCCTGGACTGTCAACGACGCGTCGGAGATGGAACGGCTCATGGATATGGGGGTGGACGGGATCATCACTGATTACCCCACAACGCTGCGTGAAGTCATGGACATGCGGGGGCTGAAGCTACCGAAGGCGTACGCGTTGAGATAG
- a CDS encoding FAD-binding oxidoreductase, translating into MAPAVKLSTEPDAVAPYARDQGPVTDLVQPAVVVWPESIKEVQAVMRWANHHRLAVVSRGAGTGVSGGAHATSNCIVLSLERMNRILDIRVQDEVAVVEPGVINGDLNAAVAPHGLMYAPDPASYRRSTIGGNVATNAGGLRCAKYGVTRDSVLGLDVVLADGSLIRTGHQTFKGVAGYDLTGLMVGSEGTLGIVVGVTVRLRYLPADTRTIAAFFPDLASAAAGVHAVGAARVQPSIMEFLDGATLEVLDRIHGSDLSKRGGALLLIQTDGFGAQAEADVVRGVLTGLGGTVSDEGADEAARLMDLRRHSRGDEVDDEYRVGEDVAVPRSRLVEYVGKLQAMALAHKVRLKVVAHAGDGNLHPTFWISTDEGVAGMARLDAALDESVRAALDCGGTITGEHGVGQYKLRWLAWEQQEEVLALQRSIKQIFDPLNILNPGKAIPPAGDVLKVGVPLDN; encoded by the coding sequence ATGGCGCCAGCGGTCAAACTATCCACGGAGCCGGACGCAGTCGCGCCCTATGCCCGCGATCAGGGACCGGTTACTGATCTGGTACAGCCGGCGGTCGTCGTCTGGCCTGAGAGCATCAAGGAAGTCCAAGCCGTCATGCGGTGGGCAAACCATCACCGACTTGCGGTTGTTTCCCGTGGCGCAGGCACAGGGGTTTCCGGCGGAGCACACGCCACCAGCAACTGCATTGTTCTCAGCCTGGAGCGTATGAACCGAATTCTGGACATCAGGGTGCAGGACGAGGTCGCCGTTGTTGAGCCAGGGGTTATCAATGGTGACCTGAACGCAGCCGTCGCCCCACACGGACTGATGTATGCACCCGATCCTGCCAGTTACCGGAGATCCACCATCGGCGGTAACGTGGCGACGAACGCGGGCGGACTTCGCTGCGCCAAGTACGGGGTAACGCGGGACTCAGTGCTGGGCCTGGACGTGGTTCTAGCCGATGGATCGCTCATTCGTACCGGGCATCAAACATTCAAGGGTGTTGCGGGCTACGACCTGACAGGATTGATGGTGGGCTCCGAGGGGACTCTCGGCATCGTGGTGGGAGTGACTGTGAGGCTGCGCTACCTGCCTGCGGATACTCGGACCATTGCGGCTTTCTTCCCTGATCTGGCATCGGCGGCTGCTGGCGTCCACGCCGTAGGGGCCGCACGGGTACAGCCTTCAATCATGGAATTCCTGGACGGCGCAACTCTGGAAGTTCTTGACAGGATCCATGGGTCGGACCTGTCCAAGCGGGGAGGTGCGCTACTACTGATCCAGACGGACGGGTTCGGTGCTCAGGCGGAAGCCGACGTCGTGCGCGGCGTTCTGACCGGGCTCGGTGGGACGGTGTCCGACGAGGGCGCCGATGAAGCCGCCCGTCTGATGGACTTACGTAGGCATAGCAGGGGCGATGAGGTAGACGACGAATACCGGGTCGGAGAGGACGTCGCCGTTCCGCGATCTCGGCTCGTTGAGTATGTGGGGAAGCTGCAGGCCATGGCCCTAGCGCACAAGGTGCGCCTGAAAGTTGTAGCCCATGCTGGGGATGGAAACCTTCACCCCACCTTTTGGATCAGCACCGATGAGGGGGTTGCGGGAATGGCCCGCCTAGATGCGGCACTGGATGAATCGGTCCGTGCTGCCCTCGATTGCGGAGGAACCATCACGGGTGAGCACGGCGTGGGGCAGTACAAACTGCGCTGGTTGGCCTGGGAGCAACAGGAAGAGGTGCTGGCACTACAGCGCAGCATCAAGCAGATCTTTGATCCGCTAAATATCCTCAATCCGGGTAAAGCAATACCTCCTGCTGGCGACGTCCTAAAAGTCGGGGTTCCTTTGGATAATTAG
- a CDS encoding helix-turn-helix transcriptional regulator has translation MEDAAVVGHAIRDARRNLGLTQTQLAELVGLSDRTIRDIEKAAGGPSFTSVVTAANAVGLRLVVS, from the coding sequence ATGGAAGATGCGGCTGTGGTTGGTCATGCCATCCGCGATGCTCGAAGGAATCTGGGACTGACCCAGACGCAGTTGGCAGAGTTGGTAGGCCTCTCCGATCGAACTATTCGCGATATCGAGAAGGCTGCAGGCGGCCCGAGCTTCACTTCTGTAGTTACCGCCGCTAACGCAGTAGGGCTTCGGCTGGTGGTCAGCTGA
- a CDS encoding trehalose-6-phosphate synthase codes for MSPAESTQPEFGEFEFIVVSNRLPVDRVTDDDGSTGWRRSPGGLVTALAPVMEKAEGAWVGWHGAADEQLEPFRKDGMQLVPVELSQREVEYYYEGFSNATLWPLYHDVIAPPEFHRHWWDSYRRVNERFAATAAKIASKGATVWVQDYQLQLVPKLLRETRPDLTIGFFNHIPFPPVEIFAQLPWRRQVLEGLLGADLVGFQRTGDTSNFLRCVRRYVGHPIKAQQVDVQDKEWRTLYFSRAEAFPISIDVKRIADLAEHEDVRERAREIRRELGDPKVVVLGVDRLDYTKGIGHRLKAYGELLEDGRIRVENSSLIQVASPSRERVEQYRILREEVEGAVGHISGMFDTMRNTAIRYLHHSYPVEEMVALYLAADVMLVTALRDGMNLVAKEYVAARTNNQGALVLSEFTGAADQLRQAVLVNPHDIDGLKEAICEAIQMDPQEANRRMKLMRKQVLQNDVERWSADFLNALQSKEDHV; via the coding sequence GTGAGTCCAGCAGAGAGCACACAACCCGAGTTTGGCGAGTTCGAGTTCATTGTTGTGTCCAACCGGCTTCCGGTGGATCGTGTAACGGACGACGACGGCTCTACGGGTTGGCGCCGCTCTCCCGGCGGCCTGGTCACGGCGTTGGCGCCCGTCATGGAGAAGGCCGAAGGCGCCTGGGTAGGTTGGCATGGTGCCGCTGACGAGCAATTGGAGCCGTTCCGTAAGGACGGCATGCAGTTGGTCCCGGTGGAGTTGTCCCAGCGCGAGGTGGAGTACTACTACGAGGGTTTCTCCAACGCTACGCTCTGGCCGCTTTATCATGACGTGATCGCGCCGCCGGAGTTCCACCGCCACTGGTGGGACTCCTACCGGCGCGTCAATGAACGGTTCGCGGCGACCGCCGCAAAGATCGCGTCCAAGGGAGCCACGGTGTGGGTGCAGGACTACCAACTGCAGTTGGTGCCCAAGCTCCTACGCGAAACACGGCCTGACCTCACGATCGGGTTCTTCAACCACATCCCTTTCCCTCCGGTCGAGATCTTCGCGCAACTTCCATGGCGACGTCAGGTTCTGGAGGGCCTGCTCGGTGCTGATCTGGTGGGTTTCCAACGGACCGGAGATACCAGCAACTTCCTCCGGTGCGTCCGCCGGTATGTGGGTCATCCCATCAAAGCCCAGCAGGTGGACGTCCAGGACAAGGAATGGCGCACCCTGTACTTCTCCCGTGCCGAGGCGTTCCCCATTTCCATCGATGTCAAGCGCATCGCGGACCTGGCGGAGCACGAGGATGTCCGAGAGCGCGCACGGGAGATCCGGCGGGAGCTCGGTGACCCGAAGGTCGTGGTTCTCGGGGTTGACCGGCTCGATTACACCAAGGGAATCGGGCACAGGCTCAAGGCCTATGGTGAGCTCCTCGAAGACGGCCGAATCAGAGTGGAGAATTCGTCCTTGATCCAGGTGGCCAGTCCCAGCCGTGAGCGCGTGGAACAGTACCGGATTCTCCGCGAGGAGGTAGAAGGTGCTGTTGGCCATATCAGCGGCATGTTCGACACCATGCGCAATACGGCTATCCGCTACCTGCATCACAGTTATCCGGTGGAGGAAATGGTAGCCCTCTACCTGGCGGCGGACGTCATGTTGGTCACCGCCCTCCGGGATGGAATGAACCTCGTGGCCAAGGAATACGTGGCAGCGCGCACCAATAATCAGGGAGCACTGGTCCTCAGCGAATTCACGGGCGCCGCAGACCAGTTGCGGCAGGCAGTATTGGTCAACCCACACGACATCGACGGCCTCAAGGAAGCCATTTGCGAGGCCATTCAAATGGACCCGCAGGAGGCCAACCGACGGATGAAACTCATGCGCAAGCAGGTGCTGCAGAACGACGTCGAGCGATGGTCCGCGGATTTCTTGAACGCCCTGCAGTCCAAGGAAGACCATGTCTGA
- a CDS encoding class I SAM-dependent methyltransferase, translating to MRNAEFNNPRLTEVYDVECLWGRDDEFFLAFANKTPGSRVLDLGCGTGRVTLALAAAGHVVTGVDPARASLDRAQTKAGSEKVTWVEGVASDLSDSAFDTAVMSAHVAQFLSDDEFGDTFSDVARALVLGGRLIFDSRDPSYRAWEGWNPVDSRHQVTLDDGDTVDIWTEVTAIEGDRVDFTHHYTWPDGEELVSDASLYFRSAKTIHRLLVGAGFDVERVYGGWAGQPVGDGKDDGDGEFVVTAYTFG from the coding sequence ATGCGAAATGCTGAGTTCAACAACCCGAGACTGACCGAGGTCTACGACGTCGAGTGCTTGTGGGGACGTGATGACGAGTTTTTCTTGGCATTCGCCAATAAGACCCCGGGATCACGGGTTCTCGATCTTGGCTGTGGCACCGGCCGGGTAACGCTGGCGCTCGCTGCCGCGGGGCATGTCGTCACGGGTGTTGATCCAGCGCGTGCGTCCCTGGACAGAGCCCAGACCAAGGCCGGCTCAGAGAAGGTCACGTGGGTTGAGGGTGTTGCCTCAGATCTTTCTGACTCCGCTTTCGATACGGCTGTTATGTCAGCCCATGTTGCCCAGTTCCTCAGTGACGACGAGTTCGGGGATACGTTCAGCGATGTGGCACGCGCCCTTGTCCTGGGCGGGCGCTTGATCTTTGATTCTCGCGATCCCAGCTACCGGGCTTGGGAGGGTTGGAATCCTGTCGACTCTCGACATCAGGTGACGCTGGACGACGGCGACACGGTTGATATCTGGACGGAGGTGACGGCTATCGAGGGAGACCGTGTTGACTTCACGCACCACTACACGTGGCCCGACGGCGAAGAGTTGGTCAGCGATGCGTCCCTTTACTTCAGGTCCGCGAAGACCATCCACCGACTCCTCGTTGGAGCTGGGTTCGATGTTGAGCGAGTTTACGGTGGCTGGGCCGGGCAACCCGTGGGCGACGGCAAAGATGACGGCGACGGCGAATTCGTGGTTACGGCTTATACATTTGGTTAG
- the otsB gene encoding trehalose-phosphatase: MSDSVPSIPADLRVALGELAETHTLLVALDFDGVLAPLVDHAADSRPLPGSAAAVKLLANMPRTTTAYISGRALGSLREVASPEAETLLIGSHGAETWTGPDAAPLTLEPEQTRALEEATIVIESVASAHEGTSAEYKPAGVVLHTRLASPEAAEAATGDARARLGHISGLHLGDGKSVLEVSVIKADKGQGLGRLRNLTGATAALFAGDDVTDEFAFRALGQKDVGIKVGPGDTAARFRVESPHAFTLVLEELVRLRADATGR; encoded by the coding sequence ATGTCTGATTCTGTCCCGAGCATTCCTGCGGATTTGCGCGTTGCACTGGGCGAACTTGCGGAGACGCACACGCTGCTGGTTGCCCTGGACTTTGACGGCGTGCTGGCGCCATTGGTGGATCACGCAGCGGATTCGCGCCCACTGCCAGGTTCCGCGGCCGCGGTGAAACTGTTGGCCAACATGCCGCGGACAACGACAGCGTACATTTCCGGGCGAGCGCTCGGCAGCCTCCGCGAAGTTGCCTCACCGGAGGCTGAGACTCTGTTGATCGGCAGCCACGGAGCCGAGACCTGGACGGGGCCGGACGCCGCTCCACTGACACTTGAACCGGAGCAGACTCGGGCGCTGGAAGAAGCTACGATCGTCATCGAATCCGTCGCCTCCGCACATGAAGGAACATCTGCAGAATACAAACCGGCTGGCGTCGTCCTTCATACACGGCTTGCTTCACCTGAGGCTGCTGAGGCGGCCACCGGCGATGCTCGTGCAAGGCTGGGGCATATCTCTGGCCTGCACCTCGGCGATGGCAAGTCCGTTCTGGAAGTGTCCGTGATCAAAGCAGACAAGGGGCAGGGACTGGGGCGGCTGAGGAACCTGACTGGCGCGACGGCGGCCCTGTTCGCGGGCGACGATGTGACAGACGAATTCGCATTCCGCGCCCTCGGCCAGAAGGACGTCGGCATCAAGGTCGGCCCTGGTGATACTGCGGCACGCTTCCGCGTGGAGTCACCCCACGCGTTCACGCTCGTTCTGGAAGAGCTGGTCCGTCTGCGCGCAGACGCTACGGGGCGCTGA
- a CDS encoding ABC transporter ATP-binding protein: protein MATVTYDNATRHYPGTEKPAVDGLNLEIADGEFLVLVGPSGCGKSTSLRMLAGLEDVNSGRILIGERDVTDVAPKDRDIAMVFQNYALYPHMSVAENMGFALKIAGKSKEERAQRVQVAAKLLDLEDYLDRKPMALSGGQRQRVAMGRAIVRNPQVFLMDEPLSNLDAKLRVQTRTQIASLTRRLGVTTVYVTHDQVEAMTMGDRVAVLKDGVLQQVDTPRNLYDRPQNIFVAGFIGSPAMNLLELPVADDGVQFGGLTYPVRQEVLDTKTGQTVTLGVRPEDLETVPEGEGLLVEVDVVEELGADAYIYGHTNVNGTDIEITARVDGRRPPAPGDAMYVRPRSGHVHLFDSSSGHRLADEA, encoded by the coding sequence TTGGCTACGGTAACGTATGACAATGCCACCAGGCACTACCCTGGAACAGAAAAACCGGCTGTTGACGGTCTCAACCTGGAGATAGCCGACGGCGAATTCCTGGTTCTTGTAGGCCCCTCCGGTTGTGGAAAATCCACGTCGCTGCGCATGCTTGCAGGGCTGGAGGACGTCAACTCCGGTCGTATCCTGATCGGCGAGCGCGATGTCACGGACGTCGCTCCGAAAGACCGAGACATCGCCATGGTTTTCCAGAACTACGCGCTCTACCCGCATATGTCCGTTGCGGAGAACATGGGCTTTGCTCTGAAAATCGCGGGGAAGTCCAAGGAGGAGCGTGCACAGCGGGTCCAGGTAGCGGCCAAGCTGCTGGATCTTGAGGACTACCTGGACCGTAAGCCCATGGCGCTCTCGGGCGGCCAGCGCCAACGAGTCGCCATGGGCCGTGCGATTGTCCGGAATCCTCAGGTGTTTCTCATGGATGAGCCACTATCCAACCTTGACGCCAAGTTGCGTGTTCAAACGCGTACTCAGATAGCCTCCCTCACCCGCCGGCTGGGCGTCACCACCGTCTACGTCACGCACGATCAGGTTGAGGCGATGACCATGGGAGACCGCGTCGCAGTTCTGAAAGACGGTGTGCTGCAGCAGGTTGATACTCCCAGGAATCTTTACGACCGTCCACAGAATATCTTCGTCGCGGGTTTCATCGGTTCTCCCGCCATGAATCTGCTGGAACTGCCAGTAGCCGACGACGGCGTCCAGTTTGGTGGACTGACTTATCCTGTGCGGCAGGAGGTGCTCGATACCAAGACGGGGCAGACGGTCACACTGGGGGTGCGCCCGGAGGATCTGGAAACGGTGCCTGAAGGCGAAGGTCTGCTGGTGGAGGTCGACGTCGTTGAGGAACTCGGCGCTGATGCTTACATCTACGGACACACCAATGTCAACGGGACCGATATTGAGATCACCGCCCGCGTAGACGGACGACGTCCCCCCGCACCGGGCGATGCCATGTACGTTCGTCCACGTTCTGGCCATGTGCATCTCTTCGACTCATCAAGCGGTCATCGGCTGGCGGACGAAGCTTAG
- a CDS encoding DUF4190 domain-containing protein → MSENTPGQYGQQGNQPAYGAGQAYPSEQNGNYAGPGTPQENPGKTLGIVGLVCSIIWPISIVGLIVSIVAMRKSKKAGMGNGLALAGIIIGAIGVITGIIAIIIGVLAAGEIAGLVEFCQTAGPGVQEYQGQQVDCSPYQQ, encoded by the coding sequence ATGTCTGAGAACACTCCCGGCCAGTACGGCCAGCAGGGCAATCAGCCGGCATACGGGGCAGGCCAGGCCTACCCCTCAGAGCAGAATGGTAACTACGCTGGTCCGGGGACGCCCCAGGAGAATCCAGGCAAGACCCTCGGGATCGTTGGCCTCGTCTGCTCCATCATCTGGCCGATCTCGATTGTCGGCCTCATCGTGAGCATCGTTGCCATGCGTAAGTCCAAGAAGGCTGGCATGGGTAATGGTTTGGCGCTTGCCGGTATCATCATTGGCGCCATCGGCGTGATCACCGGGATCATAGCGATTATCATCGGCGTCTTGGCTGCAGGGGAGATCGCCGGGCTGGTCGAGTTCTGTCAGACAGCCGGTCCCGGTGTTCAGGAGTACCAGGGCCAGCAGGTCGATTGCTCGCCTTACCAGCAGTAG
- a CDS encoding aldo/keto reductase family protein, with the protein MEFRYLGNSGLKVSEIIYGNWLTHGSQVENDVATQCVRAALDVGITTFDTADTYANTVAEKVLGDALKDERRESLEIFTKVYFPTGPKGPNDTGLSRKHILESINGSLRRLGTDYVDLYQAHRYDHETPLEETMQAFADVVRQGKALYIGVSEWDAEQLRAGHALAKDLGIQLISNQPQYSMLWRVIEDQVVPASEELGISQIVWSPVAQGALTGKYKPGQEPEAGSRATDTSGGADMIKQWMSDDVLTGVQKLQPVADGLGITMAQLAIAWVLQNQNVAAAIMGASKPEQVESNVKASGVKLDGEAMSKIDEAIGSLAERDPSKTTSPKQRLV; encoded by the coding sequence ATGGAATTCAGGTATCTAGGTAATAGCGGGCTCAAGGTTTCGGAGATCATTTACGGCAACTGGTTGACGCACGGTTCCCAGGTGGAGAACGACGTCGCCACCCAGTGTGTGCGAGCGGCGTTGGATGTGGGGATCACCACGTTCGACACAGCTGACACGTACGCCAATACGGTTGCTGAGAAAGTTCTGGGCGACGCTCTGAAGGACGAGCGCCGCGAATCGCTGGAAATTTTCACGAAGGTCTACTTCCCGACCGGCCCCAAAGGCCCTAATGACACCGGGCTATCGCGCAAACACATTCTGGAGTCCATCAACGGCTCGCTCCGCCGCCTCGGCACTGACTATGTGGACCTGTACCAGGCCCATCGCTACGACCATGAGACACCGCTGGAAGAAACCATGCAGGCGTTCGCCGACGTCGTCCGTCAGGGCAAGGCACTCTACATTGGGGTGAGCGAGTGGGATGCAGAACAACTGCGCGCCGGTCACGCCCTGGCGAAGGATCTGGGCATCCAACTCATTTCCAACCAGCCGCAGTACTCCATGCTCTGGCGGGTCATTGAGGATCAGGTTGTTCCGGCATCGGAAGAGTTGGGCATTTCGCAGATCGTGTGGTCCCCAGTGGCCCAGGGCGCATTGACCGGCAAGTACAAGCCCGGTCAGGAGCCCGAGGCCGGTAGCCGTGCCACGGACACCAGCGGTGGTGCCGACATGATCAAGCAGTGGATGTCCGACGACGTCCTCACCGGCGTGCAGAAGCTCCAGCCGGTCGCGGATGGGCTCGGCATTACAATGGCGCAGCTCGCTATCGCTTGGGTGCTGCAGAACCAGAACGTCGCAGCGGCCATCATGGGGGCGTCGAAGCCGGAGCAGGTTGAGTCCAACGTCAAGGCATCCGGTGTGAAACTCGACGGCGAGGCCATGAGCAAGATCGACGAGGCCATCGGCTCCCTCGCTGAACGGGACCCTTCGAAGACAACCTCCCCGAAACAGCGGCTCGTGTAG